The Primulina eburnea isolate SZY01 chromosome 13, ASM2296580v1, whole genome shotgun sequence genome includes a region encoding these proteins:
- the LOC140809908 gene encoding uncharacterized protein At5g39865-like: MADRKIQQNNKNNSSWMLNRSVTINSSASAVAAGDGIGHKPLYNLYNSPALQRNGSIKSLYSSSFGSMVSAGNSLKGKVRKLCSIFESPKQSSTPLNPQHLASPCTPPTKSTKLLLTALDSSNSVPKNISFPVSDSLFRLPGTEDRVVVYFTSLRGIRKTFQDCHSVRMIFRGFRVNLDERDISMDVAYRKELQKVLGENNVSLPQVFIKGKYIGGADVIKQLLEAGELIKLTKGLPLRGFQPCSMCDDVRFVSCVNCSGSRKVFDEDEEQTRRCPECNENGLVRCPLCCT; the protein is encoded by the coding sequence ATGGCTGATCGTAAAATCCAGCAGAATAATAAGAACAACTCGTCATGGATGTTGAACCGTTCTGTAACTATAAATTCCTCGGCTTCGGCGGTGGCGGCGGGGGATGGGATCGGTCACAAGCCCCTATACAACCTATATAATTCACCGGCGCTCCAGAGGAACGGCTCCATCAAGAGTTTGTACAGCTCGTCCTTCGGTTCAATGGTCTCCGCCGGTAATTCGTTGAAGGGTAAGGTCAGGAAATTGTGCTCGATTTTTGAATCCCCAAAACAATCCTCCACCCCTCTAAATCCACAACATTTGGCATCACCGTGCACCCCACCTACAAAATCCACCAAATTGTTGTTGACAGCGTTAGATTCTTCAAATTCCGTTCCCAAAAACATCTCTTTTCCCGTCTCGGATTCCCTCTTCAGGCTTCCTGGTACCGAGGATAGGGTCGTTGTTTATTTCACCAGCCTCCGAGGAATACGAAAAACATTCCAGGATTGTCACAGTGTGCGAATGATTTTTCGGGGGTTTCGCGTAAATCTTGATGAGAGGGACATTTCCATGGATGTAGCTTACAGGAAGGAGTTACAAAAAGTCCTCGGCGAAAATAATGTCAGCTTGCCGCAGGTGTTTATTAAGGGGAAGTATATTGGCGGTGCTGACGTGATAAAACAATTACTCGAAGCTGGTGAGCTGATTAAGCTTACTAAGGGGCTTCCTCTTCGTGGGTTTCAGCCTTGCAGCATGTGTGATGATGTGAGATTTGTCTCGTGTGTGAATTGCAGCGGGAGTCGAAAAGTGTTTGATGAGGATGAGGAACAGACCAGGAGGTGTCCCGAGTGCAATGAAAATGGACTTGTTCGCTGTCCGCTTTGCTGCACGTGA